Proteins from one Pseudarthrobacter sp. BIM B-2242 genomic window:
- a CDS encoding acyl-CoA dehydrogenase family protein: protein MTPEEVLPDRLLEEIRGRAARYDRDNAFFAEDLAELTAAGYLKLFVPASDGGMGLGLEAAAQCQRRLATAAPATALAINMHLVWTGVAQVLAARGDDSLGFVLEDAARGEIFAFGNSEAGNDSVLFDSKTAAVPLPGGGYSFTGTKIFTSLSPAWTRLGIFGKDARARSGEGELVHGFIRRDAAGYTILDDWDTLGMRASQSNTTVLDGVEVGPDRIFRKLPVGPNADPLIFAIFACFESLLAAVYTGIGERALTLGVEAVKRRTSFKNAGRSYAQDPDIRWKVAEAAMAMDSLYPHLLAVTRDVDALTDHGSQWFPKLVGLKVNATETARRVVDLAIRVSGGSSYFRGSELERLYRDVLAGMFHPSDDESAHNTVANAWLGPLDS from the coding sequence ATGACACCCGAAGAAGTGCTACCGGACCGCCTGCTGGAGGAAATCCGCGGCCGCGCAGCCCGCTACGACCGGGACAATGCGTTTTTCGCGGAGGACCTGGCTGAGTTGACCGCCGCCGGTTACCTTAAGCTTTTTGTTCCAGCGTCCGACGGCGGCATGGGGCTTGGGCTCGAGGCGGCAGCACAGTGCCAGCGCAGGCTGGCAACGGCAGCCCCGGCCACCGCCCTGGCCATCAACATGCACCTGGTCTGGACCGGCGTCGCGCAGGTCCTGGCCGCCCGCGGCGATGATTCGCTGGGCTTCGTCCTGGAAGATGCTGCCCGCGGTGAGATCTTTGCCTTCGGCAATTCCGAGGCCGGGAATGATTCGGTCCTCTTTGATTCAAAGACGGCAGCCGTTCCGCTGCCCGGCGGCGGCTACAGTTTCACCGGAACCAAGATCTTCACCAGCCTCTCACCGGCGTGGACCCGGCTGGGCATCTTTGGCAAGGACGCCCGGGCCCGGTCCGGCGAGGGCGAACTGGTGCACGGATTCATCCGGCGGGACGCGGCGGGCTACACCATCCTGGACGACTGGGACACCCTTGGCATGCGGGCCAGCCAGTCCAACACCACGGTCCTGGACGGGGTCGAGGTGGGGCCGGACCGGATCTTCCGTAAGCTGCCGGTGGGCCCCAACGCCGATCCACTGATCTTCGCCATCTTTGCCTGCTTTGAGTCGCTGCTGGCGGCGGTGTACACCGGCATTGGTGAGCGTGCCCTGACGCTCGGCGTGGAGGCGGTAAAGCGGCGGACGTCCTTCAAGAACGCCGGCCGAAGCTATGCACAGGATCCGGACATCCGCTGGAAGGTGGCCGAGGCCGCGATGGCCATGGACAGCCTTTACCCGCACCTCCTGGCGGTCACCCGCGACGTCGATGCCCTCACGGACCACGGATCCCAGTGGTTCCCAAAGCTCGTTGGCCTGAAGGTGAATGCGACGGAGACCGCACGCCGCGTTGTGGATCTGGCCATCAGGGTCAGCGGCGGTTCCAGCTACTTTCGCGGGTCCGAACTTGAACGCCTGTACCGGGATGTCCTGGCCGGCATGTTCCACCCGTCAGATGACGAGTCGGCGCACAACACGGTGGCGAACGCGTGGCTGGGGCCACTGGACTCCTAG
- a CDS encoding sugar phosphate isomerase/epimerase: MKRLIGISTWVWDSPLTDTNLRGHLARIAALGFDAVELPLENAGDFTADAVREALESTGLRPFVVGAMSPGRDLVAAAPATVEKTQAYLMDCITMAAGIGSPTVCGPFYARTGRVWRMSPGQRREADAELRHNLQPVAARAREAGVVLGIEPLNRYETSLLNTVDQALEALGPLLGNGVGLALDSYHLHIEERSLAAAVRAAGEHVVHVQVSGNDRGAPGGDQTDWENFLHALDEVGYSGPLNIESFTADNAAIAVAASIWRPLAPSQDELAVRGLAFLRGVQRH, encoded by the coding sequence TTGAAGCGTCTCATCGGGATCAGCACCTGGGTCTGGGATTCTCCGTTGACCGATACCAACCTGCGCGGACACCTGGCGAGGATCGCTGCGCTGGGGTTTGACGCCGTCGAACTTCCGCTGGAAAACGCCGGCGACTTCACGGCCGACGCGGTGCGCGAAGCCCTGGAGTCCACGGGGCTGAGGCCGTTTGTTGTCGGTGCCATGTCGCCGGGCCGGGACCTTGTCGCGGCTGCCCCGGCCACCGTGGAAAAGACGCAGGCCTATCTCATGGACTGCATCACCATGGCAGCCGGCATCGGTTCGCCCACTGTGTGCGGTCCCTTCTACGCCCGGACCGGACGCGTCTGGCGGATGTCGCCGGGCCAGCGGCGGGAGGCCGACGCCGAGCTGCGGCACAATCTGCAGCCGGTGGCGGCGAGGGCCCGGGAAGCGGGCGTCGTCCTGGGCATCGAACCGCTGAACCGGTACGAAACATCGCTGCTCAACACGGTGGACCAGGCACTCGAGGCGCTGGGGCCCTTGCTGGGCAACGGCGTGGGCCTTGCCCTGGACAGCTACCACCTTCACATCGAGGAGCGTTCTCTGGCCGCCGCGGTCCGGGCGGCCGGTGAACACGTGGTTCACGTCCAGGTTTCCGGGAACGACCGCGGCGCCCCCGGCGGGGACCAGACCGATTGGGAAAACTTCCTGCATGCCTTGGACGAGGTGGGTTACAGCGGACCGCTGAACATCGAAAGTTTTACTGCGGACAATGCCGCGATCGCCGTGGCGGCGTCAATCTGGCGGCCGTTGGCCCCGAGCCAGGACGAGCTGGCTGTCAGGGGACTGGCCTTCCTGCGGGGCGTACAAAGGCACTGA
- a CDS encoding M20/M25/M40 family metallo-hydrolase → MSDVRAEDEVVRICQELIRIDTSNYGDGSGPGERVAAEYTAGLIEEVGLSAEIFESAPGRASVVTRMAGEDPSASALVVHGHLDVVPALREQWSVDPFGAELKDGLIWGRGAVDMKDMDAMILSVMRDLARSGRKPKRDLIFAFFADEEAGGEYGARYAVDKRPELFEGATEAISEVGGFSATIGGQRTYLLQTAEKGISWLRLVAHGRAGHGSQINTDNAVTRLAAAVTRIGEYKWPIELTPTTRQFLDGVTELTGVEFDPDNPDRLLDQLGTVARFVGATLQNTTNPTLLKGGYKHNVIPESAEALVDCRTLPGQEEQVLEIVRELAGTGVEVSYVHNDVSLEVPFAGNLVDSMIDALHSEDPGAKVLPYTLSGGTDNKSLSRLGITGYGFAPLMLPDDLDFTGMFHGVDERVPVDSLKFGARVLNTLLTNY, encoded by the coding sequence ATGTCTGACGTCCGCGCCGAGGATGAAGTTGTACGGATCTGCCAGGAACTCATCCGGATAGATACATCGAACTACGGCGACGGTTCGGGGCCGGGGGAGCGGGTGGCCGCCGAGTACACTGCCGGACTGATCGAGGAAGTGGGACTCTCCGCCGAAATCTTCGAGTCGGCGCCGGGCCGCGCCAGTGTTGTAACGCGGATGGCGGGCGAAGACCCCTCTGCCAGCGCCCTTGTAGTGCATGGGCACCTGGATGTTGTGCCGGCCCTGCGCGAACAGTGGTCGGTGGATCCCTTCGGTGCAGAACTCAAGGACGGACTCATCTGGGGCCGCGGAGCGGTGGACATGAAGGACATGGATGCCATGATCCTGTCCGTTATGCGGGATTTGGCCCGGTCCGGGCGGAAACCCAAACGCGACCTCATTTTTGCCTTCTTTGCCGACGAGGAAGCCGGCGGCGAATACGGTGCCCGGTACGCCGTCGACAAACGGCCGGAGCTTTTCGAGGGCGCCACCGAAGCCATCTCGGAAGTGGGCGGATTCTCGGCAACTATCGGAGGGCAGCGCACATATCTGCTGCAGACCGCCGAGAAGGGCATCTCCTGGCTTCGCCTTGTCGCCCACGGCCGGGCAGGCCACGGCTCCCAGATCAACACGGACAACGCCGTCACCCGCCTCGCAGCGGCGGTCACCCGGATCGGCGAGTACAAGTGGCCTATCGAGCTCACTCCCACCACGCGGCAGTTCCTTGACGGCGTGACCGAACTCACGGGCGTCGAATTCGATCCGGACAACCCGGACCGGCTCCTGGACCAGCTCGGCACGGTGGCCCGCTTCGTGGGGGCAACCCTCCAGAACACGACCAACCCCACGCTGCTGAAGGGCGGCTACAAACACAACGTCATTCCTGAATCGGCAGAGGCCCTGGTGGACTGCCGCACGCTTCCCGGCCAGGAGGAACAGGTCCTGGAAATCGTCCGGGAGCTCGCAGGCACCGGGGTTGAAGTGAGCTATGTGCACAACGACGTGTCGCTGGAGGTGCCGTTCGCCGGAAACCTGGTGGACTCCATGATCGATGCCCTGCATTCCGAGGACCCCGGGGCCAAGGTCCTGCCGTACACGCTCTCCGGCGGCACGGACAACAAATCCCTGAGCAGGCTGGGGATCACCGGCTACGGCTTTGCGCCCCTCATGCTGCCTGACGACCTCGACTTCACCGGAATGTTCCACGGCGTGGACGAGCGGGTGCCCGTGGATTCGCTGAAGTTCGGCGCCCGCGTCCTCAACACGCTCCTCACCAACTACTGA
- a CDS encoding HAD family phosphatase: MDGTIVDTEPYWIAAERSLVEAHGGTWSHEQATQLVGQALTFSAGILQEAGVRLDTRQIIDTLTAEVIRNVQRSVPWRPGARELLDGLHQAGVRCALVTMSEGPLAREIVASLPKPYFEFLVTGDTVTHGKPHPEAYLKAVELLQDSDPGLTIGHCVALEDSGPGVAAAVASGVATVAIPHIAPLPADPRHTTWDSLAGRTVSELEAIAAASMTEFAATLAATPGRTS; the protein is encoded by the coding sequence ATGGACGGGACCATCGTGGACACGGAACCCTATTGGATCGCCGCTGAGCGCTCCCTCGTGGAAGCCCATGGCGGAACCTGGTCACACGAACAGGCCACCCAGCTCGTGGGGCAGGCCCTGACGTTTTCCGCCGGAATCCTGCAGGAGGCCGGTGTCCGGCTGGACACCCGCCAAATCATCGACACGTTGACCGCGGAAGTCATCAGGAACGTTCAACGGTCTGTCCCGTGGCGTCCGGGCGCCCGGGAGCTGCTTGACGGCCTGCACCAGGCAGGTGTCAGGTGTGCGCTGGTCACCATGTCGGAGGGGCCCCTTGCCCGCGAGATCGTGGCGAGCCTGCCCAAACCGTATTTCGAGTTCCTGGTCACCGGCGATACCGTGACGCATGGCAAACCCCACCCCGAGGCTTACCTGAAGGCCGTGGAACTGCTCCAGGACTCAGATCCCGGCCTGACCATCGGCCACTGTGTTGCACTGGAAGATTCGGGACCGGGTGTCGCAGCGGCGGTGGCATCCGGAGTGGCCACCGTGGCCATTCCCCATATTGCCCCGCTGCCGGCAGATCCCCGGCACACCACGTGGGACTCACTGGCAGGGCGGACGGTTTCCGAGCTGGAAGCGATCGCGGCCGCAAGCATGACCGAATTCGCGGCCACGTTGGCGGCGACGCCCGGGAGAACATCGTGA
- a CDS encoding undecaprenyl-diphosphate phosphatase: MNWIEAALLGLIQGLTEFLPISSSAHLRIVGQFLPNASDPGAAFTAITQLGTETAVVIYFWRDIVRIIKAWAGSLTGKVSRQDPDARMGWLVILGSLPIIVLGLLFQDQIESVLRSLWIVATMLIVFGLILAVADAVGKQERELSQLSYKHGILYGFAQALALIPGVSRSGGTITAGLLMGYTREAAARYSFLLAIPAVFGSGLYQLYKVVSKDGITGPYGLPETALATVIALVVGYVIIGWFLKFISTRSYRLFVWYRILLGLALYLLLGFNVIDA, from the coding sequence GTGAACTGGATTGAGGCGGCCCTGCTCGGGCTAATACAGGGTCTGACCGAATTTCTACCGATTTCATCAAGCGCGCACCTGCGGATCGTGGGTCAGTTCCTGCCCAACGCGTCCGATCCGGGGGCAGCATTTACGGCCATCACCCAGCTCGGAACCGAAACGGCGGTGGTGATCTATTTCTGGCGGGACATCGTCCGGATCATCAAGGCCTGGGCGGGTTCCCTGACAGGAAAAGTCTCCCGGCAGGATCCTGACGCCCGCATGGGCTGGCTGGTAATCCTCGGCAGCCTGCCCATCATCGTGCTGGGCCTGCTGTTCCAGGACCAGATTGAATCGGTGCTGCGAAGCCTGTGGATCGTCGCCACCATGCTGATCGTTTTTGGTTTGATCCTGGCCGTGGCGGACGCCGTCGGAAAGCAGGAACGCGAACTCTCCCAGCTTTCCTACAAGCACGGCATTTTGTACGGGTTCGCCCAGGCGTTGGCGCTCATCCCCGGCGTCTCACGGTCCGGCGGCACCATTACGGCCGGCCTCCTGATGGGCTATACCCGCGAAGCAGCGGCCCGTTACTCGTTCCTGCTGGCCATTCCGGCCGTGTTCGGCAGCGGCCTGTACCAGCTGTACAAAGTGGTTTCCAAGGACGGCATCACCGGACCGTATGGCCTTCCGGAGACAGCGCTGGCCACCGTCATCGCCCTGGTTGTGGGCTACGTGATCATTGGCTGGTTCCTTAAATTCATCTCCACGCGGAGCTACCGGCTCTTTGTCTGGTACCGGATTCTCCTGGGCCTCGCCCTGTATCTTCTGCTCGGTTTCAATGTCATCGATGCCTAG
- a CDS encoding aldo/keto reductase: MQQRYVGNSGLRVSALSLGTMSWAGETDEQDASEILRTFVDGGGKLIDTAASYADGRAEAMIGSLLGDVVSRTEVCISTKAGTSTSEGRRTVDTSRSAMLSSLDASLARLGTDYVDLWFAQAWDGNVPLDETLSALEFAVRSGRARYAGIANFNGWQSAKAAAVAGFPLVAAQAEYSLLQRKPEAELIPAVEDAGLGLMAWAPLGRGVLTGKYRSSIPVDSRAARSDSAPYVEPYLEQQPSSVVEAVAMAAKGLGRTALDVSLSWLLAQHGVATAVVGPRTPVQAKEIMAAQLTRLPPEIARALEDVSQPA, encoded by the coding sequence ATGCAGCAGCGTTACGTCGGCAACAGTGGATTGCGAGTCTCCGCCCTTTCCCTCGGCACCATGTCCTGGGCCGGCGAAACCGACGAACAGGACGCCTCCGAGATCTTGCGCACATTTGTTGATGGCGGCGGAAAACTCATCGACACGGCCGCCTCCTACGCTGATGGCCGTGCCGAAGCAATGATCGGGTCCTTGCTGGGCGACGTTGTCTCACGTACGGAAGTCTGCATTTCCACGAAGGCGGGGACATCGACGTCGGAGGGCCGGCGGACTGTGGACACGTCGCGCAGTGCGATGCTGAGCAGCCTGGACGCCAGCCTGGCGAGGCTCGGGACCGACTACGTGGACCTCTGGTTTGCGCAGGCATGGGACGGCAACGTCCCCTTGGACGAAACGCTGTCCGCGCTCGAGTTCGCTGTCCGCAGCGGGCGCGCCCGCTATGCGGGCATCGCCAACTTCAACGGCTGGCAGAGCGCCAAGGCAGCAGCAGTGGCCGGATTCCCGCTCGTTGCTGCCCAGGCCGAATACTCGCTGCTCCAACGGAAACCGGAGGCGGAACTGATTCCCGCCGTCGAAGACGCAGGCCTGGGACTCATGGCGTGGGCGCCGCTGGGCCGCGGCGTGCTCACCGGGAAGTACCGCAGCAGTATCCCCGTGGACTCCCGGGCAGCGCGCAGTGATTCTGCACCCTATGTTGAGCCGTATTTGGAGCAGCAGCCTTCCAGTGTTGTGGAAGCGGTGGCGATGGCTGCCAAAGGCCTTGGCCGGACGGCGCTGGATGTGTCGCTGAGCTGGCTGCTGGCCCAGCACGGGGTGGCCACCGCCGTTGTCGGGCCCCGGACTCCGGTCCAGGCCAAGGAGATCATGGCCGCCCAGCTGACGCGGCTTCCCCCGGAGATTGCACGGGCGCTGGAGGATGTGTCCCAGCCGGCCTGA
- a CDS encoding ABC transporter permease produces MSTALPSGRSAVLRQNRASRSQRLLRAVRTPGGAVFILLISLLAAIIVLNPSFGEPGSFIRFIGRTAPIAIAAVGQYFVIVSGEFDLSMGSVVTMQVIVAGNLIRQDDSRVIPVLILMFVLGAFIGLVNGLISTLLKVPSFIVTLGMMLALLGLVLYWTGGAAQGNPADSFRQIGRGGIQDVPVLDIIPYPVIILAAVTVLAVVLMRRPFGRMLIAVGDNPRAAELSGSRVWWVRTRAFIISSLSATVAGILLVGYAGVHPSVGRGYEFTAITAVVLGGVVLGGGRGWVLSAAAGAFALEALFTLLNFMGIQATWRDTVQGVIIIIAVAAASTSWQRKRKGATSAAHDERHRLSAAPTPHEGTEQGGDRV; encoded by the coding sequence ATGAGCACGGCACTGCCCTCCGGGCGCAGCGCAGTCCTCCGGCAGAACCGCGCCAGCCGTTCCCAGCGTCTCCTGCGCGCTGTGCGTACTCCCGGCGGCGCTGTCTTCATCCTGTTGATCAGCCTTTTGGCGGCCATCATCGTGCTGAACCCGTCCTTCGGGGAGCCTGGCTCCTTCATCCGGTTCATCGGCAGGACGGCCCCGATCGCCATCGCCGCCGTCGGCCAGTACTTCGTTATTGTCAGCGGCGAATTCGACCTGTCGATGGGATCGGTCGTGACCATGCAGGTCATCGTTGCCGGCAACCTCATCCGGCAGGACGATTCCAGGGTGATTCCGGTCCTGATCCTGATGTTTGTGCTCGGCGCCTTCATCGGGCTCGTGAACGGACTGATCTCGACACTGCTGAAGGTGCCCAGCTTCATCGTGACGCTGGGCATGATGCTGGCCCTGCTCGGACTGGTCCTCTACTGGACCGGCGGCGCGGCCCAGGGAAACCCTGCGGACAGCTTCCGCCAGATAGGGCGCGGCGGGATCCAGGACGTCCCGGTCCTGGACATCATTCCTTACCCTGTGATCATCCTGGCGGCGGTGACCGTCCTGGCGGTTGTCCTGATGCGCCGCCCCTTCGGCCGTATGCTCATCGCCGTCGGCGATAACCCCCGGGCTGCCGAACTGTCCGGCTCCCGTGTCTGGTGGGTGCGGACGCGGGCGTTCATCATCTCGTCACTGTCGGCCACCGTGGCCGGCATCCTCCTCGTGGGCTACGCGGGAGTACATCCGTCGGTGGGGCGGGGTTACGAGTTCACGGCGATCACGGCCGTCGTCCTCGGTGGCGTGGTGCTCGGCGGCGGACGCGGCTGGGTCCTGTCCGCGGCGGCCGGCGCGTTCGCCCTGGAGGCGCTGTTCACCCTCTTGAATTTCATGGGCATCCAGGCGACCTGGCGGGACACGGTCCAGGGCGTCATCATCATCATCGCCGTGGCAGCAGCGTCCACGTCATGGCAGCGCAAGCGCAAGGGAGCCACTTCCGCCGCCCATGACGAACGGCACCGGCTAAGCGCAGCACCCACGCCCCACGAGGGCACCGAACAAGGAGGAGATCGAGTCTGA
- a CDS encoding substrate-binding domain-containing protein: protein MRKHPIRAIALGAVLPLVVLTACTTTDPSVTETTAPDTGSPATTPASQEWFDQTLYDDQFTQRSATFEGNAEQPYLQYIAGDMTDTAKFASSGPKKVCFANASISNPWRQTGWITMNQQLKVLQGSGVVSEMETRDAKDNDNTQIADIDYFIDEGNCDAFVISPNSTAALTQAVERACQTGKPVVVFDRGVETDCATTFIHPIGGFAWGIDTATFLTDRLKSGDKVVALRILPGVDVLEHRWAAAKKIFEEKGIQARDYFTGADPTEIKKIISDELATGDVQGVWMDAGDGAVAALEAFEDAGQNLPVMTGEDEMSFLTKWKETGIDAMAPVYSNFQWRTPLLALERIFKGEQIPAEWILPQKPILADELDSWLQRNQGMPGGHYAKFGGEDLPGYPQVWQQRQMP, encoded by the coding sequence ATGCGTAAACACCCTATTCGCGCGATCGCACTTGGCGCAGTATTGCCGCTGGTGGTTTTGACTGCCTGTACCACCACGGATCCGTCCGTTACCGAAACAACGGCACCGGACACCGGCTCGCCGGCCACCACTCCGGCCAGCCAGGAATGGTTTGACCAGACGCTTTACGATGACCAGTTCACGCAACGTTCGGCGACCTTCGAAGGAAACGCTGAGCAGCCCTACCTTCAGTACATCGCCGGCGACATGACGGACACCGCGAAGTTCGCCTCCTCCGGGCCAAAGAAGGTCTGCTTCGCCAACGCCTCCATCTCGAACCCGTGGCGCCAGACCGGCTGGATCACCATGAACCAGCAGCTCAAGGTCCTCCAGGGCTCGGGAGTCGTTTCCGAAATGGAGACCCGGGATGCCAAGGACAACGACAACACGCAGATCGCGGACATTGATTACTTCATCGACGAGGGAAACTGCGATGCGTTCGTCATCTCGCCCAACTCGACGGCGGCCCTGACCCAGGCCGTGGAGCGTGCCTGCCAGACAGGCAAGCCTGTGGTGGTGTTTGACCGCGGCGTCGAAACCGACTGCGCCACCACGTTCATCCACCCGATCGGAGGCTTCGCCTGGGGCATCGACACCGCCACGTTCCTGACCGACAGGCTGAAGTCCGGTGACAAGGTGGTGGCCCTCCGCATCCTTCCCGGCGTGGATGTGCTGGAACACCGGTGGGCGGCGGCGAAGAAGATCTTTGAGGAGAAGGGAATCCAGGCAAGGGACTACTTCACCGGAGCAGACCCCACCGAGATCAAGAAAATCATCTCCGACGAACTGGCCACCGGCGATGTCCAGGGCGTCTGGATGGACGCCGGCGACGGTGCCGTGGCTGCCCTCGAGGCCTTCGAGGATGCCGGGCAGAACCTGCCGGTGATGACCGGCGAGGATGAGATGAGCTTCCTGACCAAGTGGAAGGAAACCGGAATCGATGCCATGGCCCCGGTCTACTCCAACTTCCAGTGGCGGACTCCGCTGCTGGCCCTGGAGAGGATCTTCAAGGGCGAGCAGATCCCTGCCGAATGGATTCTCCCGCAGAAACCCATCCTCGCGGACGAACTGGACTCCTGGCTGCAGCGCAACCAGGGGATGCCCGGCGGCCACTACGCCAAGTTCGGCGGCGAAGACCTCCCCGGCTATCCGCAGGTCTGGCAGCAGCGGCAGATGCCCTGA
- a CDS encoding PAC2 family protein — MNSFDGDTTEPGAVPEQEQFLLPVAEGQRITVMLAAFEGWNDAGEAASDSLRYLNKVWGGKKVASIDADEYYDFQFTRPTVRRTASGERKIKWPATRIYKASAPDSNIDVIFVQGTEPSYKWRAYTAELLVHAEALKVDYVILVGALLADVPHSRPIPVSTSSDDAPLRERLNLEPSQYEGPVGIVGVLSEVALLAGIPTVSLWAAVPHYVAQAPSPKAQLALLHRIEELLQVPLDTHELAEESAAWERGVDELATEDPEIAAYVRQLEEAKDTADLPEASGESIAREFERYLKRRGRDKN; from the coding sequence ATGAATAGCTTCGACGGAGACACCACAGAACCGGGTGCCGTGCCTGAACAGGAGCAGTTCCTGCTGCCAGTGGCCGAGGGGCAGCGCATCACCGTGATGCTGGCCGCTTTTGAAGGCTGGAACGACGCCGGGGAAGCAGCCAGTGACTCGTTGCGCTATCTCAACAAAGTGTGGGGCGGCAAGAAAGTTGCGTCCATCGACGCCGACGAATACTACGATTTCCAGTTCACCCGTCCCACCGTCCGCCGGACCGCTTCCGGGGAACGCAAGATCAAGTGGCCGGCCACGCGCATCTACAAGGCCAGTGCACCTGATTCGAACATTGACGTCATTTTTGTCCAGGGCACGGAGCCCTCGTACAAGTGGCGGGCCTACACCGCGGAACTTCTGGTCCATGCAGAAGCACTCAAAGTGGACTACGTGATCCTCGTGGGTGCCTTGCTGGCTGATGTTCCGCACAGCAGGCCCATCCCCGTGAGCACGTCATCCGATGACGCCCCGCTGCGGGAACGGCTGAACCTGGAACCGTCCCAGTACGAGGGTCCGGTCGGCATTGTCGGGGTGCTCTCCGAAGTAGCCCTTCTGGCCGGCATTCCCACGGTTTCCCTGTGGGCCGCAGTCCCCCACTACGTTGCCCAGGCACCATCGCCGAAGGCACAGCTGGCCCTCCTGCACCGGATAGAGGAACTGCTCCAGGTTCCGCTGGACACCCACGAGCTGGCGGAGGAGTCAGCCGCCTGGGAACGTGGGGTGGACGAACTGGCCACCGAGGATCCGGAAATCGCCGCGTACGTCCGCCAGCTTGAAGAAGCGAAGGACACCGCCGACCTTCCGGAAGCCAGCGGAGAGTCCATCGCGCGTGAATTCGAGCGGTACCTGAAGCGCCGGGGCCGCGACAAAAACTAA
- a CDS encoding DUF5703 family protein: MKEHFLTSSVQRERDFIKQYEYLVLTVSPLDSLPEARRRLVEHSEYGKWELERSVLYMGGGRRFWLRRRVMQVQRTV, from the coding sequence ATGAAGGAACATTTTCTGACCAGCTCGGTCCAACGGGAACGGGACTTTATCAAGCAGTACGAGTACCTCGTACTGACGGTGAGCCCTCTCGATTCCCTGCCTGAGGCCAGGCGCAGGCTTGTGGAGCACTCCGAGTACGGCAAGTGGGAACTGGAACGCAGTGTGCTGTACATGGGCGGCGGCAGGCGCTTTTGGCTGCGCCGCCGGGTGATGCAGGTCCAGCGGACCGTTTAG
- the mshC gene encoding cysteine--1-D-myo-inosityl 2-amino-2-deoxy-alpha-D-glucopyranoside ligase, whose translation MKSWTSRPVPVLPGSMPAIRLFDTAMGQEIGLPVSGEQSMYVCGITPYDATHMGHAASYVAFDLLNRAWRDAGHKVAYVQNVTDVDDPLLERATATGVDWQDLAASQIELFQTDMEALNVIAPDHYVGAVESVDLIVPAIERLIRQGLAYRVAGAAGEPDGDVYYDVEAAGKQSIAPDAWTLGSISHLGEAEMLELFAERGGDPGRAGKRQALDPLLWRVARDGEPSWPGGELGQGRPGWHIECTVIAQRYLPAPFTVQGGGSDLIFPHHEMGAGHAYSLAGVPLARHYAHAGMVGLDGEKMSKSKGNLVLVSKLRADGEEPAAIRLAILAHHYRSDWSWTPEGFAAAKERLAAWRRALAAAPAGSAAGVIGDMRSALAADLNAPAALEAVDRWAAAATAEAGSPQDEALVSDAVEALLGVVL comes from the coding sequence GTGAAATCCTGGACTTCTAGACCTGTTCCTGTGCTGCCCGGCTCCATGCCGGCCATCCGTCTGTTCGACACCGCCATGGGACAGGAAATCGGCCTGCCTGTCAGCGGTGAGCAGTCGATGTATGTCTGCGGCATCACCCCGTACGACGCTACGCACATGGGCCATGCTGCCAGCTACGTGGCCTTTGATCTCCTGAACAGGGCCTGGCGCGACGCCGGCCACAAGGTTGCGTACGTCCAGAACGTCACAGACGTGGATGACCCCTTGCTGGAGCGCGCCACAGCCACCGGTGTGGACTGGCAGGACCTGGCGGCCAGCCAGATCGAACTTTTCCAGACGGACATGGAAGCCCTGAACGTCATCGCGCCGGACCACTATGTCGGCGCTGTTGAGTCCGTGGACCTGATCGTCCCGGCCATTGAGCGCCTGATCAGGCAGGGCCTGGCTTACCGCGTCGCCGGCGCCGCGGGGGAGCCGGACGGTGATGTCTACTACGATGTCGAAGCCGCCGGCAAGCAGTCGATCGCCCCTGACGCCTGGACCCTGGGATCGATCTCGCACCTTGGGGAAGCTGAAATGCTTGAGCTGTTCGCCGAACGCGGCGGCGACCCTGGCAGGGCCGGCAAGCGCCAGGCCCTTGACCCGCTCCTCTGGCGGGTTGCCCGTGACGGCGAGCCCAGCTGGCCCGGCGGAGAACTGGGCCAGGGCAGGCCCGGATGGCACATCGAATGCACGGTCATCGCCCAGCGGTACCTGCCGGCACCCTTCACGGTTCAGGGCGGCGGCTCAGACCTGATCTTCCCGCACCACGAGATGGGAGCCGGCCACGCCTATTCCCTGGCAGGTGTCCCGTTGGCCCGCCACTACGCCCACGCCGGCATGGTGGGCCTGGACGGTGAAAAGATGAGCAAGTCCAAGGGCAACCTGGTCCTCGTCTCCAAGCTGCGCGCAGACGGTGAAGAGCCGGCCGCTATACGGCTGGCAATCCTGGCCCACCACTACCGTTCGGACTGGTCCTGGACGCCGGAAGGCTTCGCAGCGGCCAAGGAAAGGCTCGCCGCCTGGCGCCGGGCCCTCGCCGCCGCACCGGCCGGATCGGCTGCCGGCGTGATTGGCGACATGCGGTCGGCCCTGGCCGCCGATCTGAACGCTCCGGCAGCACTCGAAGCCGTCGACCGGTGGGCCGCTGCGGCCACCGCGGAAGCGGGCAGCCCGCAGGATGAAGCACTGGTCAGTGACGCAGTTGAGGCCCTGCTCGGCGTCGTACTCTAG